From a region of the Candidatus Jettenia caeni genome:
- a CDS encoding sulfurtransferase, producing MFYTTIILASELVNHITNPDWVIIDCRFSLDNPERGRKDYVQSHIPGAIYAHLNEDLSGEIIPGKTGRHPLPNIKTFVQTLSKWGIDSDVQVIAYDDKGGSIAARLWWMLSWVGHNNAAVLNGGWQQWIKNNYPVKSGVEDRKFSTFAPRLRNELLFDANDVLRILNNPGFRLLDSRSADRYRGEHETVDPIAGHIPGAISAPFADNLNPEGMFLSREELKARFQTLLGNVPFERAVFYCGSGVTASHNLLALAYAGLGDARLYAGSWSDWITDPNRPVSKGSK from the coding sequence ATGTTTTATACGACCATTATATTAGCTTCAGAACTGGTTAACCACATTACCAATCCGGATTGGGTCATTATTGATTGCCGTTTCTCATTGGATAATCCTGAGCGTGGCCGTAAGGATTACGTCCAGTCCCATATTCCCGGCGCAATCTATGCTCATCTGAATGAGGACTTATCAGGTGAGATTATTCCGGGTAAAACAGGCCGTCATCCATTACCAAACATAAAAACATTCGTTCAAACTTTATCAAAGTGGGGGATAGATTCCGATGTCCAGGTGATAGCATATGATGACAAAGGCGGCTCAATAGCAGCACGGCTATGGTGGATGCTAAGCTGGGTAGGTCATAATAATGCCGCGGTCTTAAACGGAGGTTGGCAACAGTGGATAAAGAATAATTATCCGGTAAAAAGTGGTGTAGAGGATAGAAAGTTTAGCACTTTTGCCCCTCGACTTCGGAATGAACTCCTCTTTGATGCCAACGATGTCTTACGTATATTGAATAATCCTGGTTTTCGCTTACTGGACTCCCGGAGTGCTGACCGCTACCGGGGCGAACATGAAACAGTTGATCCGATAGCTGGTCATATTCCCGGTGCAATATCTGCCCCGTTTGCTGATAATCTGAATCCGGAAGGTATGTTTCTTTCAAGGGAAGAGTTAAAAGCCCGCTTTCAAACCCTCCTGGGTAATGTGCCATTTGAACGTGCCGTTTTTTATTGTGGTTCCGGTGTTACGGCATCTCACAATCTTCTTGCTTTAGCTTATGCTGGTTTGGGAGATGCCCGTTTGTATGCCGGTTCATGGAGCGATTGGATTACAGATCCTAACCGTCCGGTTTCTAAAGGTTCAAAATAA
- a CDS encoding putative acetyltransferase, with product MFTVVTNLNDLVKVFIVRGIVFLEEQKIPYLIERDTYDYSAIHILGEENGEPFASGRIRACDGYAKLERVAIRKAYRRKNFGHRLTEFMISVAREQGFRKFKVHAQAYLTGFYRKHGFVIVGDVFKEATIDHYVMIRDDSGQQK from the coding sequence ATGTTTACCGTAGTGACAAACCTGAACGATCTGGTTAAGGTATTCATTGTGCGCGGTATTGTTTTTCTCGAGGAACAAAAGATTCCGTATCTGATAGAACGAGATACCTATGATTACTCTGCAATACATATTTTAGGAGAAGAAAACGGAGAACCTTTTGCGTCAGGCCGTATACGTGCATGTGACGGATATGCAAAACTAGAACGTGTTGCAATACGGAAGGCATACCGGAGAAAAAATTTTGGGCATAGATTAACAGAATTTATGATATCAGTTGCCAGGGAACAAGGCTTCAGGAAATTTAAGGTACATGCCCAGGCCTATCTTACGGGCTTTTATCGAAAACATGGATTCGTGATTGTTGGAGATGTCTTCAAAGAAGCTACTATTGATCACTATGTGATGATCCGTGATGATTCGGGTCAACAAAAATGA